The sequence CTGCGACTGCCAGGGATGCGGCGAGTCGGGCCGCTGCACCGGGGGCATCACCGAGGTCGGGTCGGCCCCGGGGGCCGCCGCTTCCCCTGGCCCTCCGGGCCGGGGAGACCCCATGGGCAGCACGGAGGTGGCGTCGGCCGCGCCGACCGGCGGCAGGACGCTGGTCATGCCGTTCGGGTCGTACCCGCCGGCGGGCGCGCCGGGGGTCTCGGGGACCGGGGCCGGCGAGGGGTCGGGCGCGAGGAGGGCGCCGACGCCGAGCGCGGCCTCCACCTCGGCGGCCGAGGAGTGCACGCCGATGCCGGAGGCCACCACGCGCAGCCCGCGGGCCAGGCTCTCGGCGCTGGGCCGCTCGTTGGGCTCCTTGCGCAGGCAGCGTTCGATGACCGTCCACAGCGGCTCGGGCACGGTCGAGGGCCGCTGCGGGTCCTCGCTGAGGTGGCGGTGGAGCACTTCGAGCGCCGTGCCGCCGGCGAACGGCGGGCGGCCGGTGAGCAGCTCGTAGAGCAGGATGCCGGCGCCGTAGATGTCGACGGCGGAGGTCTGCGGGCGACCCTCGGCGGACTCGGGGGCGACGTAGGCCGGGGTGCCGACGAACTCGTGCGTGCGGGTCAGGCCCGGGGAGTCCGCGAGGCGGGCGATGCCGAAGTCGGTGAGCATCGGCTTCATCTGCCCGCCGCGCTCGTCGAGGAGCACGTTGGCGGGCTTCAGGTCGCGGTGGACCACGCCGTCGGCGTGGCTGGCCGCGAGCGCGTCCGCGATCTGGGCGGTCAGCAGGCTCGCCGCGACAGGGGTGAAGGGGCCGTTCTGACGGAGGTACTTGTGCAGGTCCGGGCCGTCGATCAGGTCCATGACCAGGGCCAGCAGATCGCCCTCGACGACGAGGTCGCGGGTCCGGACGATGTTGGGGTGGGTCAGGCGCAGCAGGACCGAGCGCTCCCGCAGGAAGCGCATGACGATGTCGGGATCCTGGGCCAGCTCCTCCTTGAGGACCTTGATGGCCACGGTCTCTCCGGGCTGTCCCGCGACGGCCGCCTCCGCGCCGGCGGCCTCCCTCTGGCGGGCACGCCAGACAGTGCCCGTGGCGCCGCGCCCGAGCGGCTCCTCGAGCAGGTATTTGCTGCCGACTGGCCGCACGTCTCGCGCTCCCATGCTGTCGTCTGAATGTGGTCGATCCGCTGAGTGGTTTTCCGGCCCACTCTAGGGGGTGTCCCCTCGGAAGACGCGGGTCCGCGGAGGTTGGTTGCCGCACATATGTACGGAGGGTGATGTTTGCGGGGTATGCCGGAGGCGATTTTCCCCGTCTTCCACCGCCTTGGTGGCCGGATCTGATCGGGGTCCGACCCGGGTCCCGACACATCAAGATCATTTGTTGCCGGGTGCCGGGCGTGTTGTCCGTGACAGGTGCGAGGATGCACATGTACGGACGGCACGGGACGGGAGCCCCGCCTTCCGGGCAGACCTGACCGGACGACGCGTCCGTGCCGGGTGGGGGGCGACCGGACGGTCATGTCACGGGATTCCCCTGCCGGGCGCACACACCGCGCACCGCGCAGAAGGGACCGCTGACGGCGATGCAGATCCGGCTGACCGTCCTTGGGTCGCGCAGCGGCCACCAGACCGCGACCGCCCCCGCGAGCTGTGACGTCCTCGTCACCGCGCCCGTCGGCACCGTGCTGGCCGCGGTCGCCTCCGGGCTCGCGGCGACCGTCGGCGGACCCGACACCGGGGGCACGGTCGTGCTGTACGCCGGCTCCGAGCGCCTCGACCTCCAGCGGCGGGTGCTCGGCGAGCCGCCGCTCGTGGACGGCGCGGTGCTGGCGCTGCACGGCCCCGTGCCGGACGTGCTGCCGGAGGACGGCCTCGGCGCGGCCCAGCTGCACGTCGTCGCCGGACCCGACGCGGGCGGGGTGCACCTGCTGCACAGCGGGCAGATCATGGTGGGCCGCTCCGCCGACGCCGACGTCCCCCTCGACGACCCCGACGTCTCCCGGCTGCACTGCGCGGTCACGGTGATCCCCGACGGGCGGGTCGCGGTGGCCGACCTGAACTCGACGAACGGCACCACGCTGGACAGCGCCCCGCTGGGGGCCCAGCCCGTGGCCCTGCCCCCGGGGGCGCTGCTGCGGGTCGGCGAGTCCACCCTGCGGCTGGCCCCGGCGGGCGTTCCGGCGCTGGCGGTGACCCCGGACCTCCAGGGCCACCTCTCGATCTCCGCCCGGCCCGTCGCCCCCGCTCCGCCCACCGGTCCCCTCGCCGGTCCGTCCGGCGGCGCGGATCCGGCCGCCCCCGGACCGGTGCCGGACGCGCCCGAGCTCCCCGACGTCGTGGGTGAGGCCGGACCGCAGGGTGCGCCGCCGAGCCCCGGAACCGGCCCCTCGACCGGCCCCTCGACCGGCCCCGGCCTCGGCCTCGGGCGGCGGAAGGGCCTCGGCGCCTGGGCCCGCAAGTGGGTGCGCGGCGAGGAACCCGTCGAGGCCCCCCAGGAACCGATGCCCGCCGCACCCCACCCCGACGATCCCGCCGCCCTGCTGCTGGCCGCGATGGGCCCCACCGCGCGTCTGTGGTCCCGTACGCCCGGGCATCCCGCCGTGCTGGACGTGGGGCTCGGCGCCGGGAGCCGGGTGTCCCTGCTCGCCGTCGGCGCCCTCGGGCTCGCCGGCCCGCGGGCCCGGCTGGCCGGGGCCGCCCGCTGGGTGGTCGCGCAGCTGGCGGCACTGCACGCGCCGGGGCAGCTGGAGATCGTGCTCGTCTCCGCCGACCGGGCGCGCGGTCTCGCCGACCGGCGGCGCGACTGGGGCTGGCTCGGCTGGCTGCCCCACGTACGGCCGGCGCACGGCCAGGACTGCCGGCTCCTGCTCGCCTACGACCGCGACCAGGCCGTCGCCCGTACGAGTGAGCTGACCCGGCGCATCGACGAGGGTCCGCTCGGCACGCACTGGGCCGCCGCCGACCCCGGGCAGATCCGGCAGGCCGCCGACGCGTACCGGGGCCCGTACACGCTCCTCGTCCTCGACGGCGATCCCGGAGCCGGCCCGCTGCGCGACATCACCGGCCGGCTCGCCTCGCACGGCCCGGCCGCCGGGATCCACGTGCTCGTGCTCGCCGAGGCCCCGGCCGCCACCCCCGCCTCACCGGTCGCCGAGACGTACGAGGCCGCCTGCGCGAGCGCCCCCGCCTTCCGGGACTGCGGCGCGGTCGCCCTGCTCAGCGGCGACGTGGCCACGGCCGTACGCACCTTCACCCTCGACGGCGGCAGACCGGTCCCGTCCGGGGGCACCGCGACCTCCGACGCCGTCTCGGCCGCCTGGGCCGAGCGCTTCGCCCGCGCCCTGGCCCCGCTGCGCACCGCCGAGGGCGGCGGCTCCGCCGACCCGTACCGGACGACCGCCGCCACCCTGCCCGCCACCGCGCGGCTGCTGGACGAGCTGGGGCTGGCCCGGGCCACCCCGGCCTCCCTGATGGCCCGTTGGGCCGCCGCCACCGACCAGGGGCAGGGCATGGGCGGCCTCGCCGAGATCGTGCTGGGCAGCGGACGCCGCGGCCCCGTCGGCACCGAGCTCGTCCACGACGGCCCGCACCTGCTCATCGAGGGCCCCGCCGGGAGCGGGCGGACCGAGCTGCTGCGCTCGGTGGCCGCGTCGCTGTCCGCGGCCGCCCGGCCCGACCGGCTCGGACTGCTCCTCCTCGACGGGGCGGGCGGCGAGCGCGGCGACGGGCTGCAGCCCTGCACCGAACTCCCGCACGTCTGCGCCCACCTGGTCGCCGCCGATCCGCTGCGCATGCGGGAGTTCGCGCAGGCCCTCGGCGCGGAGCTCAAGCGCCGCTCCGAACTGCTGGAGGAGTTGTCCTTCGCCGAGTGGCACGCGCAGCGCGAGGTGTCCGACCGGATGGTCGCGCCGCGCCGGCCCACCCCGGGCGAGCAGCGCGGCGACCTCGACCCGCAGCGCACCGGCACCCTGCGGCTGCGGGCCGCGAGCACCCGTACCGATCCGGCCGGGCCCAGCCCGCTGCCCCGCCTGGTGGTCCTCGTGGACGACCTCGACGCGCTGGTCGCGCCGGGGCTGGGCAGTACGGGCCGCCCCGCCGCCGGCTCGGTGGTGCGGGCCCTGGAGGCGGTGGCCCGCGAGGGCGCCCGCCTCGGCGTGCACCTGGTGGCCGCCAGCGCCCGCCCGGACCGTACGGCGGACACCGGGCTCGCCCGGCTGACCACCCTGCGCGTGGAGCTCGACGCCCCCGACCAGCCGGGCCCGGGCCGCGGCCTGCTCCGCTTCGGCGACGGCCGGACGGTGCCGTTCCAGGCGGGCCGGGTCACCGGTCGGATCCCCCGGACGGCGACCCAACGGCCGACGGTGGTCCCGGTGGAGTGGGAGCGGATGGGTGATCCGCCGGCCCGCCGCCCGGTACGTGAGCTGGGCAACGGGCCCACCGACCTCGCACTGCTGGCCAGCGCCCTGGACCGGGCCTCGCACCTGGTCTCGGCGATACCCGTGCTGTTCCCGCCCGCGCCCTGACGCACGTACGCGCCCCCGCGAGGCGGTATTGCGGGGGCGCACGGCTCGGCGTAGACCTTGTGGTCCAGGACACATCACGGGCATCGGGGGCAGAACCATGCGCAGGCACGGAACGAGCCGTACGACACTCACCTGGACGGCGCTCGCCGCGGCGGCCGCCCTCACCCTCTCCGCGTGCGGGGACGACGGGACGCAGGAGCCGCGAGGTCCCGAGGGCAGCACGGCCGCGCCCCGGGTGCAGTTACCGAAACTGCCCGGCGAGAAGATCGAGGTCGCCGCGGTCTGGACGGGCCCGGAGCAGGAGAACTTCACCAAGGTCCTGAAGGAGTTCGAGAAGCGGACGGGTGCCACCGTCACCTTCGTCCCGGCCCAGGACCCGATCGTCACCTTCCTCGGCACGAAGATCGCGGGCGGTGCGCCGCCGGACGTGGCACTGCTCCCGCAGGTCGGGGCGCTGACGGCGGCGGTCGAGAACAAGTGGGCGCAGCCGCTGGGCCCGGAGGCCACCGCCCAGCTCGACGCGAACTACTCCAAGGGCTGGCGCACGCTCGGCGCCGTCGGTGGCACCCAGTACGGCGTGTACTACAAGGCCGCCAACAAGTCGCTGATCTGGTACAACGCGAAGGCCTTCGAGGCGGCGGGGGTGAAGCCGCCCAAGACCTGGAAGGAACTGATCACCGCGGCCGACACCCTGTCCGCCTCCGGCACCCCGGCCGTCTCGGTGGCGGGCGCGGACGGCTGGACCCTCACCGACTGGTTCGAGAACATCTACCTCTCCCAGGCCGGGCCGGAGAAGTACGACCAGCTGGCCAAGCACCAGATCAAGTGGACGGACGACAGCGTCGAACAGGCGCTGACCACCCTCGGCGAGCTGTTCGGACGCAAGGACTTCCTGGCGGGCGGGCCGAGCGGGGCACTGTCCACCGAGTTCCCGAAGTCGGTGACGCAGACCTTCACCGGTGGCGACCGACCGGCGGCGGCGATGGTCTTCGAGGGCGACTTCGTGGCGGTGAACATCGCCCAGACGGAGGCCAAGGTCGGCGAGGACGCCCTCGTCTTCCCCTTCCCGGCGGTCGGCGCGAAGGCTCCGGTGGTCTCGGGCGGTGACGTGGCGGTCGCGCTGAAGCCCTCGAAGGGGGCGCAGGCCCTGCTGACCTTCCTGGCCTCCCCGGACGCGGCGGAGATCCACGCGGCTCAGGGCGGTTTCGTCTCCCCGAACAAGGCCGTGAACCCGAGCTCCTATCCGAACGCCATCCAACGGGACATCGCCAAGGCGCTGATCGCCGCCGGTGACGACTTCCGCTTCGACATGTCGGACCAGGCCCCGGCGGCCTTCGGCGGAACCCCGGGCGCCGGCGAGTGAAAGGCGCTCCAGGACTTCCTGGCGAACCCGTCGGACGTGGCGGGGACCCAGGCGAAACTGGAGGCGGACGCGGCCAAGGCCTACGGGAACTGATCCCGTGCCGGCCCCTGCCGCCACCACCCGCACCGCCGTGAAGGGCGTCGTGTCCGCGGAGGCGCGGCGCCGCCGTCTGATCGCGGCGGCGTTCCTCCTCCCGGCGCTCGTGCTGCTCGGTGCGCTCGTCGTGCACCCGATCGGCTACTCCCTCTACCGCAGCTTCTTCGACCGTTCCGGCGACACCTTCGTCGGTGGTGACAACTACCGGGAGATCCTGAGCGACGACACGATCCGTACCGCGCTGGGGAACACCGCGCTGTGGGTGGTGTTCGCCCCGGCCACGGCCACCGCCCTCGGTCTGATCTTCGCGGTGCTCACCGAACGGGTGCGCTGGGGAACGGCGTTCAAGCTGCTGGTCTTCATGCCGATGGCCATCTCGATGCTGGCCGCGGGCATCATCTTCCGGCTCGTCTACGACCACGATCCCGACCGCGGGGTCGCCAACGCGGTCTGGGTCGGGGTCCACGACACCTTCGCGGAGTCCTCGGCCTTCCCCAAGGCCCGCCCGGGCCGGGACTCGCCGCTCGCGGACGCCGGCGGGGGCGCCTTCATCACCCGCGACCCCGTCCGCGCGGGTACCCCGGTGCTGTTGCCGCTGGTCGGGGTGGCACCGGAGGCGCTGCCGGACGGGACCCGCACCGCGGGCACCTCCGAGGCCGTGCCGGGAAAGGTCACCGGCACCGTCTGGCAGGACTTCACCCGGGGCGGGGGCGGGGCGACGAACGTGGTCGACCCGACCGAGCAGGGCTTCTCCGGGATGCGGATCGAGGCGGTCAAGGACGGCCGGGTGGTCGACACCGCGACCGCCGGCGCCGACGGCACCTTCGCCCTGTCCGCGAAGGCCGACGGGGCCCTGCTGCGGCTGCCCGCGGCCAATTTCCGGGAGGCGTACGCGGGGGTGCAGTGGCTCGGCCCGGCGCTGGTCACCCCGGCGGTCATCGGGGCGTACGTATGGATGTGGGCCGGTTTCGCGATGGTGCTGATCGGGGCCGGGCTGGCCGCCGTACCGCGGGAGCTGTTGGAGGCGGCGCGCGTGGACGGGGCGAACGAATGGCAGGTGTTCCGGCGGATCACCGTCCCGCTGCTGGCGCCCGTCCTGGCGGTCGTGCTGGTCACCCTCGTCATCAACGTCATGAAGATCTTCGACCTGGTCTTCGTGATCGCGCCGGGCGCGGTCCAGGACGACGCGAACGTGCTCGCGCTCCAGTTGTACCGGACCTCCTTCGGCACGGACGCCGATCCGGGGCTGGGCAGCGCCATCGCGGTGCTGCTGCTGGTGCTGGTGGTCCCGGTGATGCTCGTGAACATCCGTCGGCTGCGCAAGGAGGGGACCCGATGAGCGGTACCGACGCGACGCCGGACCCGAAGGCGGCCGAGCCCACCTACGCCGGGCCCGCCCAGGCCGGACCTTCGCCCGCCGGACCCGCACACGCCGAGTCCTCGTCCGCCGGGCCCTCGTCCGCCCGGTCCTCGTCCGGGTCCTCGTCCGCCGTTCTCGCCGGCACCGGGCCTTCGTACGCCGCGCGCGCCTCCGCCCGGCTCGCCGGGGGAGCCCTGCGCGTCTTCCTGGTCGTGGCGGCGCTCTTCTGGCTGCTGCCCACCCTCGGGCTGCTGCTGTCCTCGTTCCTCTCCCCCACCGACCTCAACGACGGCGGCTGGTGGCAGGTGCTGACCGCGCCCTCACGGCTCACGGCCGACAACTACGAGCGGCTGCTGACGAACGACACCATCACCGGCTCCCTCCTCAGCACCTTCGCGATCGCGGTGCCGGCCACCCTGCTGGTGGTGACGCTGGGCGCGTTCGCCGGATACGCCTTCGCCTGGCTGGAGTTCCCCGGTCGGGACTGGCTGTTCCTGGTCGTCGTCGGGCTGCTCGTCGTCCCCGTGCAGGTGGCGCTGATCCCGGTCTCCGAACTCTTCGGATCCATCGGGCTGTTCGAGACCACCGCGGGCGTGGTCCTCTTCCACACCGCCTTCGGACTGCCCTTCGCCGTGTTCCTGCTGCGCAACTTCTTCGCGGAGATCCCGCGCGAACTGCTGGAGGCGGCCCGTCTGGACGGGGCGGGTGAACTACGGCTGTTCGCCCGGGTGGTGCTGCCGCTCGGCGGACCGGCGATCGCCTCGCTCGGCATCTTCCAGTTCCTGTGGGTGTGGAACGACATGCTGGTGGCGCTGGTGTTCGCGGACTCGGCGCACCCGCCGGTCACGGTCGCGCTCCAGCAGCAGGTCCGGCAGTTCGGCAACAACATCGACGTGCTCGCGCCCGGCGCGTTCCTGTCGATGGCCGTCCCGCTCGTCGTCTTCTTCGCCTTCCAACGGCAGTTCGTCTCGGGGGTGATGGCCGGCGCCATCAAGTGACCCCGCCCCCGGCGCCCCGGCCCCCTCCTCCGCCCTCCGCCCTCCGCCCTCCGCACGGCACGTGACGTGGCCCGCCGACACTGCGTAACCCGATTGCCACACACCGCGTAACCCGATCGCCACACCGGGGGTTCCTGGGCCGAATACCCGCGCCGACCCCTGGATGTGCCGTGCCCCGGTTCAGCGTCATCGTGCCCGCGTACAAGGTCCAGGCCTACCTCCAGGAGAGTCTGGACTCGGTGCTGGGGCAGACGTACCCGGACCTGGAGCTGATCGCGGTCGACGACGCCTCCCCGGACGCCTGCGGTTCGATCATCGACGAGTACGCGGCCCGTGACCCGCGGGTGACGGCCGTCCACCTGGCGCACAACCTGGGTCCGGGACCGGCCCGCAACGCGGGCCTGGCGCGGGCCACCGGCGACTACCTGGTCTTCCTCGACGGAGACGACACCCTCGCCCCCGGCGCCTTGCAGGCCATCACCGACCGGCTGAAGGCCACCGGCTCCCCGGACGTCCTGGTCTACGACTACGCGCGCACCTTCTGGACCGGCGAACTCGTCCGCAACAGCCTCTCCCACCGGCTGTCGCAGGAGGGCCCGGCCGGCTTCCGGCTCGCCGATCGCCCGGCCCTCCTCGGCATGCTGCTGGTGGTCTGGAACAAGGCCTACCGCCGCGAGTACGTGGAACGCGAAGGCCTCACCTTCCCGCCCGGCCTCTACGAGGACACCCCCTGGACCTACCCGGCCCTGCTGGCCGCGGAGTCCGTCGCCGTCCTGGACCGGGTCTGCGTCCACTACCGGCAGCGGCGCACCGGCTCGATCCTGACCACCACCAGCCGCCGCCACCTCGACGTGTTCGACCAGTACGACCGGGTCTTCGGCCACCTCGCCGGCCGCCCCGAGCTGGAGCGCTGGCGCCCCACCCTGCACCGCCGGATGGCCGAGCACTTCTGCGCCCTGTACGCCGACCCGCGCCGCCTCCCGCGCGCCGCCCGGGCCGAGTTCTTCGCCCGCGCCTGCGCCCTGCTGCGCCGCCACCACGTCCCCGGCGGCAGCGACGCCCTGCCGCCGCGGTCGCGGACCGACCGGGTCCGGCACACCCTGATGCGGCTGGGCACCCGACGCACCTACCGGCTGTTGTCGGCGCTGCGCGCCGGCGGACCGGCGCTGGGCCGCGCGGCCGCGGCCCTGGGGCGGGGCCTGCGCGAGACGGCCCTGCGCCTGCACTACCGGATCCAGCGCCTCCTGCCCGTGCGCCCGGAACTCGCGGTCTTCTCCGCGTACTGGCACGGCGGCTACGCCTGCAACCCGGCGGCGATCGAGGCCGAACTGCGGGAGCTCGCGCCG comes from Streptomyces virginiae and encodes:
- a CDS encoding serine/threonine-protein kinase translates to MRPVGSKYLLEEPLGRGATGTVWRARQREAAGAEAAVAGQPGETVAIKVLKEELAQDPDIVMRFLRERSVLLRLTHPNIVRTRDLVVEGDLLALVMDLIDGPDLHKYLRQNGPFTPVAASLLTAQIADALAASHADGVVHRDLKPANVLLDERGGQMKPMLTDFGIARLADSPGLTRTHEFVGTPAYVAPESAEGRPQTSAVDIYGAGILLYELLTGRPPFAGGTALEVLHRHLSEDPQRPSTVPEPLWTVIERCLRKEPNERPSAESLARGLRVVASGIGVHSSAAEVEAALGVGALLAPDPSPAPVPETPGAPAGGYDPNGMTSVLPPVGAADATSVLPMGSPRPGGPGEAAAPGADPTSVMPPVQRPDSPHPWQSQMQAARDRNEQTQIQRLDPNDDPLRRRPQRQAPPPPQHRPQQQPPQYRQGPPPPQQQYQQPQQPQYRQPPQQQQYAPPPPQHYQPQQHQPQPYQQQPQPQQPQYRQPQQQPPQPPPQQRPAPREPREPRRRSANPVRIPGLGCLKGCLVLILVFFVAGWLVWELTPLQEWVGTGKGWWDQVWTWGSGVVDWVSTIGDSAGSSGSSGSAKP
- a CDS encoding FtsK/SpoIIIE domain-containing protein, yielding MQIRLTVLGSRSGHQTATAPASCDVLVTAPVGTVLAAVASGLAATVGGPDTGGTVVLYAGSERLDLQRRVLGEPPLVDGAVLALHGPVPDVLPEDGLGAAQLHVVAGPDAGGVHLLHSGQIMVGRSADADVPLDDPDVSRLHCAVTVIPDGRVAVADLNSTNGTTLDSAPLGAQPVALPPGALLRVGESTLRLAPAGVPALAVTPDLQGHLSISARPVAPAPPTGPLAGPSGGADPAAPGPVPDAPELPDVVGEAGPQGAPPSPGTGPSTGPSTGPGLGLGRRKGLGAWARKWVRGEEPVEAPQEPMPAAPHPDDPAALLLAAMGPTARLWSRTPGHPAVLDVGLGAGSRVSLLAVGALGLAGPRARLAGAARWVVAQLAALHAPGQLEIVLVSADRARGLADRRRDWGWLGWLPHVRPAHGQDCRLLLAYDRDQAVARTSELTRRIDEGPLGTHWAAADPGQIRQAADAYRGPYTLLVLDGDPGAGPLRDITGRLASHGPAAGIHVLVLAEAPAATPASPVAETYEAACASAPAFRDCGAVALLSGDVATAVRTFTLDGGRPVPSGGTATSDAVSAAWAERFARALAPLRTAEGGGSADPYRTTAATLPATARLLDELGLARATPASLMARWAAATDQGQGMGGLAEIVLGSGRRGPVGTELVHDGPHLLIEGPAGSGRTELLRSVAASLSAAARPDRLGLLLLDGAGGERGDGLQPCTELPHVCAHLVAADPLRMREFAQALGAELKRRSELLEELSFAEWHAQREVSDRMVAPRRPTPGEQRGDLDPQRTGTLRLRAASTRTDPAGPSPLPRLVVLVDDLDALVAPGLGSTGRPAAGSVVRALEAVAREGARLGVHLVAASARPDRTADTGLARLTTLRVELDAPDQPGPGRGLLRFGDGRTVPFQAGRVTGRIPRTATQRPTVVPVEWERMGDPPARRPVRELGNGPTDLALLASALDRASHLVSAIPVLFPPAP
- a CDS encoding carbohydrate ABC transporter permease, producing MKGVVSAEARRRRLIAAAFLLPALVLLGALVVHPIGYSLYRSFFDRSGDTFVGGDNYREILSDDTIRTALGNTALWVVFAPATATALGLIFAVLTERVRWGTAFKLLVFMPMAISMLAAGIIFRLVYDHDPDRGVANAVWVGVHDTFAESSAFPKARPGRDSPLADAGGGAFITRDPVRAGTPVLLPLVGVAPEALPDGTRTAGTSEAVPGKVTGTVWQDFTRGGGGATNVVDPTEQGFSGMRIEAVKDGRVVDTATAGADGTFALSAKADGALLRLPAANFREAYAGVQWLGPALVTPAVIGAYVWMWAGFAMVLIGAGLAAVPRELLEAARVDGANEWQVFRRITVPLLAPVLAVVLVTLVINVMKIFDLVFVIAPGAVQDDANVLALQLYRTSFGTDADPGLGSAIAVLLLVLVVPVMLVNIRRLRKEGTR
- a CDS encoding carbohydrate ABC transporter permease, coding for MSGTDATPDPKAAEPTYAGPAQAGPSPAGPAHAESSSAGPSSARSSSGSSSAVLAGTGPSYAARASARLAGGALRVFLVVAALFWLLPTLGLLLSSFLSPTDLNDGGWWQVLTAPSRLTADNYERLLTNDTITGSLLSTFAIAVPATLLVVTLGAFAGYAFAWLEFPGRDWLFLVVVGLLVVPVQVALIPVSELFGSIGLFETTAGVVLFHTAFGLPFAVFLLRNFFAEIPRELLEAARLDGAGELRLFARVVLPLGGPAIASLGIFQFLWVWNDMLVALVFADSAHPPVTVALQQQVRQFGNNIDVLAPGAFLSMAVPLVVFFAFQRQFVSGVMAGAIK
- a CDS encoding bifunctional glycosyltransferase/CDP-glycerol:glycerophosphate glycerophosphotransferase, whose product is MPRFSVIVPAYKVQAYLQESLDSVLGQTYPDLELIAVDDASPDACGSIIDEYAARDPRVTAVHLAHNLGPGPARNAGLARATGDYLVFLDGDDTLAPGALQAITDRLKATGSPDVLVYDYARTFWTGELVRNSLSHRLSQEGPAGFRLADRPALLGMLLVVWNKAYRREYVEREGLTFPPGLYEDTPWTYPALLAAESVAVLDRVCVHYRQRRTGSILTTTSRRHLDVFDQYDRVFGHLAGRPELERWRPTLHRRMAEHFCALYADPRRLPRAARAEFFARACALLRRHHVPGGSDALPPRSRTDRVRHTLMRLGTRRTYRLLSALRAGGPALGRAAAALGRGLRETALRLHYRIQRLLPVRPELAVFSAYWHGGYACNPAAIEAELRELAPRMRTAWICDPEHAPTLPRETTALRPGSAAYWTALARAGYLVTNVNFDRALVKRPGQILVQTQHGTPLKRVGLDLQDRPAATPTTDFAGLLRGADQWDYLLSSNRHSTLVWEKAVPSSYTTLEYGYPRNDIFHRAGPAEVLELRERLGIPAGSTAVLYAPTHRDYRRSRPDHLDFERVLRDLGPRFTILARTHLTYADVPPSPDPHPRLIDVSSHPSVEELCLASDALVTDYSSLMFDYAALDRPIVIHADDWEAYEAARGTYFDLRSCPPGAIARTEDELVDIFSTGHWQGSRSAQLRAAFRARFCTHDDGHAAERVVRRVFLGQTTPMPAVIPLEDRRPTPAAPAPTPVLAAPVWP